From Brassica oleracea var. oleracea cultivar TO1000 chromosome C3, BOL, whole genome shotgun sequence, a single genomic window includes:
- the LOC106328123 gene encoding asparagine synthetase [glutamine-hydrolyzing]-like: protein MCGILAVLGCSDDSQAKRVRVLELSRRLRHRGPDWSGIYQNGFNYLAHQRLAIIDPDSGDQPLFNEDKSIVVTVNGEIYNHEELRKGLKNHKFHTGSDCDVIAHLYEEHGENFVDMLDGIFSFVLLDTRDNSFMVARDAVGVTSLYIGWGLDGSLWVSSEMKGLHEDCEHFEAFPPGHLYSSKSGGGFKQWYNPPWFNESVPSTPYEPLAIRSAFEDAVIKRLMTDVPFGVLLSGGLDSSLVASITARHLAGTKAAKRWGPQLHSFCVGLEGSPDLKAGKEVAEYLGTVHHEFHFTVQDGIDAIEDVIYHVETYDVTTIRASTPMFLMSRKIKSLGVKMVLSGEGSDEIFGGYLYFHKAPNKQEFHQETCRKIKALHKYDCLRANKATSAFGLEARVPFLDKEFINTAMSLDPESKMIKPEEGRIEKWVLRRAFDDEERPYLPKHILYRQKEQFSDGVGYSWIDGLKAHAAENVNDKMMSNAAFIFPHNTPLTKEAYYYRMIFERFFPQNSARLTVPGGATVACSTAKAVEWDASWSNNMDPSGRAAIGVHLSAYDGSKVALPLPTPHKAIDDIPMMMGQEVVIQT from the exons ATGTGTGGAATTCTTGCCGTTTTAGGATGCTCCGACGATTCTCAGGCCAAGAGAGTTCGCGTTCTTGAGCTTTCTCGCAG ATTGAGGCACAGAGGACCTGATTGGAGCGGAATATATCAGAACGGGTTCAATTACTTGGCCCATCAACGTCTTGCTATCATCGATCCTGATTCCGGTGATCAACCTCTCTTTAACGAGGACAAGTCCATTGTTGTCACG GTGAACGGAGAGATTTATAACCATGAGGAGCTGAGAAAGGGTTTGAAGAATCACAAGTTCCACACCGGTAGTGATTGTGACGTCATAGCTCACCTG TACGAGGAGCATGGTGAGAATTTTGTGGACATGTTGGATGGAATCTTCTCCTTTGTGTTGCTGGACACAAGAGATAACTCATTCATGGTTGCTCGTGACGCGGTTGGTGTCACTTCGCTCTACATTGGTTGGGGATTAGATGGATCTCTGTGGGTCTCTTCCGAGATGAAAGGCTTACACGAAGATTGTGAGCATTTCGAAGCCTTTCCTCCAGGTCATTTGTATTCAAGCAAATCAGGAGGAGGGTTTAAGCAATGGTACAATCCTCCTTGGTTCAATGAATCTGTTCCTTCTACGCCTTATGAGCCTCTCGCAATTAGAAGCGCCTTTGAAGAC GCTGTGATAAAGCGGTTGATGACTGATGTCCCATTTGGAGTTTTGCTATCTGGTGGTCTTGATTCTTCTCTTGTTGCATCCATCACTGCCCGTCACTTGGCCGGTACTAAGGCCGCTAAGCGATGGGGTCCTCAGCTCCATTCCTTTTGTGTCGGTCTTGAG GGCTCGCCGGACTTGAAGGCGGGGAAAGAAGTGGCGGAGTATTTGGGGACGGTGCACCATGAGTTCCATTTCACGGTGCAAGACGGGATTGATGCGATTGAGGATGTGATCTACCATGTCGAGACATATGATGTGACGACAATTAGAGCTAGCACACCCATGTTCTTGATGTCCAGGAAAATCAAGTCTCTAGGTGTTAAGATGGTTCTTTCCGGTGAAGGTTCTGATGAGATCTTTGGAGGGTATCTTTACTTCCACAAGGCACCTAACAAGCAAGAATTTCACCAAGAAACTTGTCGCAAG ATCAAGGCTCTTCACAAATACGATTGTTTAAGAGCCAACAAAGCTACCTCTGCTTTTGGTCTAGAGGCGCGTGTTCCTTTTCTGGACAAGGAGTTTATCAACACCGCTATGTCTCTCGACCCTGAATCCAAGATG ATCAAACCAGAGGAAGGGAGGATCGAGAAGTGGGTTCTAAGGAGAGCCTTTGATGATGAAGAACGTCCTTATTTGCCAAAACACATTCTCTACAGACAGAAAGAGCAGTTTAGTGATGGTGTTGGCTACAGCTGGATCGATGGCCTCAAAGCCCACGCTGCTGAAAAT GTTAATGACAAGATGATGTCGAACGCTGCTTTTATCTTCCCTCACAACACCCCACTCACCAAAGAAGCTTACTATTACAGAATGATCTTTGAGAGGTTCTTCCCACAG AACTCGGCAAGGCTAACTGTTCCCGGAGGTGCGACCGTGGCTTGCTCGACCGCAAAAGCGGTGGAGTGGGATGCAAGCTGGTCCAACAATATGGATCCCTCTGGAAGAGCTGCGATTGGAGTTCACCTCTCGGCCTACGACGGCAGCAAAGTGGCATTGCCCTTGCCGACGCCACATAAGGCAATCGACGACATCCCAATGATGATGGGACAAGAAGTTGTGATTCAGACATGA